One window of the Colletotrichum destructivum chromosome 6, complete sequence genome contains the following:
- a CDS encoding Putative alpha/beta hydrolase-1 produces the protein MPNLPTLLFIPGSWHKPSCYDKITRILQEKHGLRCISVTLPSTTGDPAATFGDDVDAARQALSRETAQGRNVVVIAHSYGGMVGNSVIKGFAPPRDAAKGSSAPATSSTRADHRDALSEGHVIGLILIASGFTLTGLAFMDPFFGRPPPGWRVNSTTGYAELVADPRKFFYHDLPPEEAEFWTSQLTTQSLKALFEGGEHAYAGWQDVPAWYIGTVQDQGLPVVAQRMTVGMAREMGAKVEHRELQTSHSPFLSQPENTASIVLEAVEAFAGTSIDAKPRRGVGTDERLPVPRLWQPLTWFRFGLPLIFGRILGRSFLVFDWGRRLFRPK, from the coding sequence ATGCCCAATTTACCAACCTTGCTATTCATCCCGGGCTCCTGGCATAAGCCTTCGTGCTACGACAAGATCACTCGGATTCTACAGGAGAAGCACGGTTTGAGATGCATCTCTGTTACCCTCCCATCGACGACTGGGGACCCGGCTGCGACTTTTggagacgacgtcgatgctGCACGCCAGGCGTTATCCCGTGAGACTGCACAAGGGCGCAATGTGGTGGTCATTGCTCATTCGTATGGAGGCATGGTCGGCAACAGCGTTATCAAGGGATTCGCGCCGCCAAGGGACGCTGCCAAGGGCAGCTCCGCCCCAGCAACATCCTCGACCCGTGCCGACCACAGGGACGCCCTATCGGAAGGCCATGTCATTGGGCTCATTCTCATAGCCTCCGGCTTCACCCTGACTGGGCTTGCTTTCATGGACCCGTTCTTCGGGCGTCCACCCCCCGGATGGCGCGTCAACAGCACGACAGGATACGCCGAGCTCGTTGCCGATCCCCGCAAGTTCTTTTACCACGACCTCCCCCCGGAAGAAGCAGAATTCTGGACCTCTCAGCTCACGACGCAAAGCCTCAAAGCCCTGTTCGAAGGGGGCGAGCACGCATACGCCGGATGGCAGGATGTGCCTGCCTGGTATATTGGTACCGTCCAAGATCAGGGATTGCCTGTGGTGGCGCAAAGGATGACAGTTGGCATGGCAAGAGAGATGGGCGCCAAGGTGGAACACAGAGAGCTCCAGACCAGCCATTCGCCGTTCTTGAGTCAACCGGAGAACACGGCCAGTATTGTGTTGGAGGCTGTGGAGGCATTTGCAGGGACGTCGATCGATGCCAAGCCAAGGAGGGGAGTAGGGACTGATGAGAGACTCCCAGTGCCTAGACTATGGCAGCCTTTGACATGGTTTCGTTTCGGTCTACCCTTGATCTTCGGCCGCATACTTGGGAGATCGTTTCTTGTTTTTGACTGGGGACGGAGGCTGTTCAGGCCCAAGTAG